Proteins co-encoded in one Brassica oleracea var. oleracea cultivar TO1000 chromosome C4, BOL, whole genome shotgun sequence genomic window:
- the LOC106342842 gene encoding probable sodium-coupled neutral amino acid transporter 6: MSIGDEIQKDNETAPLLPESGRDGEIGHDEFNGASFTGAVFNLATTIIGAGIMALPATMKILGLVPGIAMIVLMAILTDSTIEFLLRFSRIGKTRSYGGLMEDSFGKTGRTVLQFSVLVSNIGVLIVYMIIIGDVLAGKDEFGIHHAGILEGWFGEYWWNTRTFVLLITTLLVFAPLTSFKRIDSLRFTSAISLALAVVFLVITAGIVVTKFFSGGLMMPRLLPNVTDLSSFWRLFTVVPVLVNAYICHYNVHNIHNELEDATQIKPVVRSALTVCSSVYVMTSLFGYLLFGESTLDDVLANFDTDLKIPFGSVLNDAVRFSYAAHLMLVFPVVFYPLRVNIDGLLFPKAPSLTTSNLRFGSITAGLIAVIFVGANFIPSIWDAFQFTGATASVCIGFIFPAAVILKDRHNRATKRDKSLAIFVIVLAVFSNAIAIYSDAYALFKKNKSTLAI, translated from the exons ATGTCGATTGGAGATGAAATCCAGAAAGATAATGAAACCGCTCCACTGTTGCCGGAATCAGGGAGAGATGGCGAGATTGGTCACGACGAATTCAACGGAGCTTCTTTTACCGGAGCGGTTTTCAACCTCGCAACGACGATCATCGGTGCTGGTATCATGGCACTGCCTGCAACGATGAAGATCCTCGGACTTGTTCCCGGAATCGCCATGATCGTTCTTATGGCTATATTGACTGATTCCACCATTGAGTTCTTGCTTAGGTTCAGCAGAATAGGGAAAACGAGATCTTACGGTGGTTTGATGGAAGATTCTTTCGGCAAAACCGGAAGGACTGTGTTGCAATTTTCTGTTCTTGTTAGCAACATTGGCGTTTTGATCGTTTACATGATTATCATTG GTGATGTATTGGCTGGAAAGGATGAATTTGGAATCCACCATGCGGGTATACTTGAAGGATGGTTTGGGGAATATTGGTGGAACACAAGAACTTTTGTTCTTCTCATTACAACTCTCCTTGTCTTTGCTCCATTGACATCCTTCAAGCGGATTG ATTCTTTGAGATTCACATCTGCAATATCACTTGCTCTAGCCGTTGTTTTTCTTGTCATCACTGCGGGAATCGTCGTCACGAAGTTTTTCAGTGGTGGTTTGATGATGCCTAGACTCTTACCAAATGTCACTGACTTGTCATCTTTCTGGAGACTCTTCACCGTTGTTCCGGTGCTTGTCAACGCATACATTTGTCATTATAATG TTCACAACATACATAACGAGCTAGAAGACGCCACTCAGATCAAACCTGTTGTTAGATCAGCTCTGACAGTGTGCTCTTCTGTTTACGTAATGACAAGCCTTTTCGGATACCTCTTGTTCGGTGAATCTACCCTTGATGATGTTCTTGCAAACTTTGACACCGATCTTAAAATCCCTTTTGGTTCTGTCCTAAATGACGCAGTCAGATTCAGCTATGCAGCTCATCTAATGCTTGTGTTCCCCGTCGTCTTTTACCCTTTGAGGGTCAACATCGATGGTCTCTTATTCCCTAAGGCTCCATCGCTTACTACATCAAACCTGAGATTTGGTTCTATCACTGCCGGTCTCATTGCTGTCATCTTCGTTGGTGCAAACTTCATTCCAAGCATTTGGGATGCTTTCCAGTTCACTGGAGCTACAGCTTCTGTCTGCATCGGTTTCATATTCCCTGCTGCTGTTATCTTAAA GGATCGTCATAACCGAGCAACAAAGAGGGACAAGTCTCTAGCCATTTTCGTGATTGTTCTTGCGGTTTTCTCCAATGCAATCGCCATTTACAGTGACGCTTATGCCTTATTCAAGAAGAACAAATCCACACTTGCAATCTGA
- the LOC106342841 gene encoding cysteine--tRNA ligase 2, cytoplasmic: MEAEKMELKLYNTMTQQKEVFTPINPGKVGLYVCGITAYDFSHIGHARAAVSFDVLYRYLKHLRYEVNFVRNFTDVDDKIIIRANENGEEPLELSNRFCEEYLVDMGALQCLLPTHQPRVSDHMDHIVEMIQKIIEKDCGYDVDGDVFFSVDKSPNYGKLSGQLLEHTRAGERVAVDSRKRNPADFALWKAAKPGEPSWESPWGRGRPGWHIECSAMSAHYLTPKFDIHGGGADLKFPHHENELAQTCAACEDGGVNYWLHNGHVTINNEKMAKSKKNFKTIREMTESYHPLALRHFLMSAHYRSPLSFSASQLDSSSEALYYVYQTLQDLNDALLPYREAMSEDSGKSEQTAEAKDIINKLKSEFEGKMLDDLNTAHILTGAYQDALKFINASIGKLKKMQKKQRMSLLVSLVEIEKAAREVLDVLGLLTTLSYAEILKEMKQKTLTRAGLSEEDISQKIEERIMARKNKEFEKSDQIRAELTVKGIALMDIGKETVWRPCFPLQANSSD; the protein is encoded by the exons ATGGAGGCCGAGAAGATGGAATTGAAGCTGTACAACACGATGACGCAGCAGAAGGAAGTTTTCACTCCGATCAATCCCGGGAAAGTCGGATTGTACGTCTGTGGAATCACAGCTTACGATTTCAGCCACATCGGCCATGCTCGCGCCGCCGTCTCCTTCGACGTTCTATACAG ATACTTGAAGCATTTGCGTTATGAAGTTAATTTCGTCAGGAATTTCACAGATGTTGATGACAAG ATAATCATACGTGCTAATGAGAATGGAGAGGAGCCGTTAGAGCTGAGTAATCGCTTTTGCGAGGAGTATTTGGTTGATATGGGTGCTCTTCAGTGCCTCCTTCCCACCCACCAGCCTCGTGTCAGCGACCATATGGATCACATTGTAGAGATGATTCAAAAG ATCATTGAGAAAGATTGTGGGTATGATGTGGACGGCGATGTCTTCTTCTCTGTCGACAAATCACCAAACTATGGTAAGTTGTCGGGTCAACTGCTGGAACATACACGAGCTGGTGAGAGAGTTGCCGTTGATTCGAGAAAGCGTAACCCTGCTGATTTTGCATTATGGAAG GCTGCAAAACCTGGTGAGCCGAGTTGGGAGAGCCCGTGGGGTCGAGGAAGACCGGGATGGCACATCGAGTGCAGTGCCATGAGTGCTCACTATCTGACTCCGAAATTCGACATTCATGGTGGTGGTGCAGATTTGAAATTCCCACACCATGAAAATGAGCTTGCTCAGACATGTGCTGCGTGCGAGGATGGTGGTGTGAATTACTGGTTGCATAATGGGCATGTCACTATCAATAACGAGAAGATGGCAAAATCAAAGAAAAACTTCAAAACAATCAGAGAA ATGACAGAAAGTTACCATCCACTGGCTCTGAGGCACTTCTTGATGAGTGCACACTACCGGTCTCCTCTGAGCTTCTCAGCGTCACAGCTGGACAGTTCATCAGAAGCTTTGTATTATGTTTATCAG ACATTGCAAGATCTTAATGATGCTCTCTTGCCATATCGAGAAGCAATGTCTGAAGACTCTGGAAAATCTGAACAGACTGCAGAAGCCAAAGACATCATTAACAAGCTCAAAAGTGAGTTTGAAGGAAAGATGTTAGACGATTTGAATACTGCCCATATACTGACGGGTGCCTACCAAGATGCATTGAAGTTCATCAATGCTTCCATCGGCAAGCTCAAG AAAATGCAGAAGAAACAGAGGATGTCTCTGCTTGTGTCACTCGTTGAGATTGAGAAAGCAGCCAGGGAAGTTCTTGATGTGCTTGGTTTGCTCACTACCCTGAGCTATGCCGAGATTTTGAAAGAAATGAAACAGAAAACACTAACAAGGGCAGGATTGAGCGAAGAAGACATTTCACAAAAGATAGAAGAAAGGATAATGGCGCGGAAGAACAAAGAGTTTGAGAAAAGTGATCAGATTAGAGCAGAACTGACAGTTAAAGGAATAGCATTAATGGATATTGGGAAAGAAACTGTGTGGAGGCCATGCTTCCCTCTTCAGGCTAATTCCAGTGATTAA
- the LOC106338779 gene encoding uncharacterized protein LOC106338779, with amino-acid sequence MKPQQIKVMFFLLAVISALIVQILGVQNVQPNTTLLCPKKTALDTVAGCFEAVKLASGNDTRLLTRECCQAVKALPECLLIVYPTRALNTLIFKAICVKKFPGSTL; translated from the coding sequence ATGAAACCCCAACAAATCAAAGTCATGTTTTTCTTGTTAGCTGTAATCTCAGCCTTAATCGTCCAAATATTGGGAGTCCAAAATGTTCAGCCGAATACGACGTTATTATGTCCCAAGAAAACGGCTTTAGATACAGTGGCTGGATGTTTCGAGGCTGTGAAATTAGCATCTGGTAATGATACCAGATTGCTAACAAGAGAGTGTTGCCAAGCAGTGAAAGCACTTCCTGAATGCCTCTTGATTGTCTATCCTACCAGAGCTTTAAATACATTAATCTTTAAAGCCATATGTGTTAAAAAGTTCCCTGGATCTACTTTATAA